In Vibrio japonicus, the following are encoded in one genomic region:
- the msrB gene encoding peptide-methionine (R)-S-oxide reductase MsrB translates to MGVADSDMSESKAAGKLEVATLAGGCFWCTESDLEKLPGVVDVISGYAGGDLEKPTYKQVSSGKSGHIEVIEVQYDPKKVSYEQILDQFFRHIDPTDDKGSFVDRGSQYRPAIFYHNAEQKQVADRFMGEIEALGVFRAPLKTELIKFDKFWPAEDYHQDYYKRNKIRYNYYRYASGRDQYLDEIFGDDRNDHPVTLRQLIDKNTLVSNSKVYSKPSDAEIKAKLTEMQYYVTQKDGTEQAFKNEYWDNKREGIYVDIVSGEPLFSSTDKYKSGTGWPSFTKPINDAYIVTHTDFKLIYPRTEVRSKFADSHLGHVFKDGPKPTGLRYCMNSAAMRFVAKENMSNEGYSDYLYLFDR, encoded by the coding sequence ATCGGTGTCGCGGACAGTGATATGTCTGAGAGCAAAGCGGCAGGAAAGCTGGAAGTCGCCACACTTGCTGGCGGTTGTTTCTGGTGTACCGAATCCGATTTAGAAAAACTTCCGGGCGTGGTGGATGTCATTTCCGGTTATGCGGGTGGTGATTTAGAAAAACCAACGTATAAACAAGTCTCGTCTGGTAAATCCGGTCACATTGAAGTTATCGAAGTTCAATATGATCCTAAGAAAGTCAGCTATGAGCAGATTCTTGACCAATTCTTTCGCCATATCGACCCAACCGATGATAAAGGCTCTTTTGTCGATCGAGGCTCTCAATATCGCCCGGCTATCTTCTATCACAATGCTGAGCAAAAACAGGTTGCTGATCGATTCATGGGAGAGATCGAAGCACTCGGCGTTTTTCGCGCGCCTTTAAAAACAGAGCTGATTAAATTCGACAAGTTCTGGCCTGCTGAGGATTATCATCAGGATTACTACAAGCGTAATAAAATCCGCTACAACTACTATCGTTACGCATCGGGGCGCGACCAATATTTAGATGAAATATTTGGTGACGATCGTAATGACCACCCTGTTACGCTGCGCCAGTTAATTGATAAAAATACATTGGTATCAAATAGTAAAGTTTACTCAAAACCAAGCGACGCTGAAATAAAAGCTAAGCTGACAGAAATGCAGTACTACGTTACCCAAAAAGATGGCACAGAACAGGCATTTAAAAACGAGTACTGGGATAACAAACGCGAAGGGATTTATGTCGATATTGTTTCTGGTGAGCCGTTGTTTTCATCAACAGACAAATATAAATCAGGTACAGGGTGGCCAAGTTTTACCAAACCAATCAACGACGCGTATATCGTCACACACACTGACTTTAAGTTGATTTACCCACGCACCGAAGTACGCAGTAAGTTTGCCGACTCACACCTAGGCCATGTATTTAAAGATGGCCCTAAACCTACAGGTCTGCGCTATTGTATGAATTCCGCAGCGATGCGATTCGTTGCCAAAGAAAATATGAGTAATGAAGGTTACTCCGATTATCTCTATTTGTTTGACCGTTAA
- a CDS encoding aromatic amino acid transport family protein — protein MTKSKVLGSTLIIAGTTIGAGMLALPLASAGIGFSTSLVIMIALWAFMAYTALLMIEVHQHAEQDATLHTLAKQFLGTKGKWVASFAMMFLFYALCAAYIAGGGAQFADRITSFSGIEVSSTTATLLFTFIVASVVTIGTATVDKVNRVLFLVKIVAMALVLTFLAPNVTESYLLSMPVEQGLVIAAIPVIFTSFGFHGSIPAIVNYLDGHTPSLRKAILVGSAIPLIIYIFWQVVTLGVVNQSTLLENQGLSALISTLSITVHESNLGQTIGIFADLALLTSFLGVSLGLFEFLGDTIKKRTNGNSRLVVGLVTFVPPMGFALFYPQGFIMALGYAAIALAVLAIFLPIMMAKKARAHAQESHYQVFGGNAGLVTCSVIGVVIISAQILITVGVLPALG, from the coding sequence ATGACAAAATCAAAGGTTTTAGGAAGTACTTTGATCATCGCTGGCACAACCATTGGTGCTGGCATGCTCGCTCTGCCCCTCGCATCTGCCGGAATCGGCTTCTCTACTTCATTGGTCATTATGATCGCTTTATGGGCATTTATGGCTTACACCGCCTTGCTTATGATCGAAGTCCACCAGCATGCTGAACAAGATGCCACGTTGCACACACTCGCAAAGCAATTTCTTGGTACGAAAGGAAAGTGGGTAGCAAGCTTTGCTATGATGTTTTTATTCTACGCTCTTTGTGCAGCCTACATCGCAGGTGGTGGCGCGCAGTTTGCTGACCGTATCACCAGTTTTTCTGGCATTGAGGTTTCTTCAACGACGGCAACTCTGCTGTTTACTTTCATTGTTGCCTCTGTGGTAACCATTGGCACGGCCACTGTAGACAAAGTCAACCGCGTGCTGTTTTTGGTAAAAATTGTTGCGATGGCATTGGTGTTAACGTTCCTTGCGCCAAACGTGACGGAATCTTACCTTCTGAGCATGCCTGTAGAACAAGGCTTAGTCATTGCCGCTATCCCTGTGATTTTTACCTCTTTTGGTTTTCACGGCAGTATTCCAGCAATTGTGAACTACTTAGATGGTCACACGCCGTCACTGCGTAAAGCGATTTTGGTTGGTTCTGCTATTCCATTGATCATCTACATTTTCTGGCAAGTTGTGACTCTTGGTGTTGTTAATCAATCGACACTGCTTGAAAACCAAGGTCTGAGCGCGCTTATTTCGACACTTTCAATCACTGTGCATGAATCTAACTTAGGTCAAACGATCGGCATCTTTGCAGACCTAGCACTTCTGACCTCTTTCTTGGGTGTGAGCCTAGGCTTGTTTGAGTTCCTTGGCGATACCATCAAAAAGCGCACAAATGGCAATTCGCGTTTGGTTGTAGGCTTGGTCACCTTTGTACCGCCAATGGGCTTTGCTCTGTTCTACCCGCAAGGCTTTATTATGGCGCTTGGCTACGCTGCTATTGCGTTAGCGGTTCTGGCTATCTTCCTTCCGATCATGATGGCAAAGAAAGCACGTGCTCACGCTCAAGAGTCTCATTACCAAGTATTTGGTGGCAACGCTGGTCTTGTTACGTGTAGTGTTATCGGTGTTGTTATTATCAGCGCACAGATCTTAATTACTGTCGGTGTGCTGCCTGCCCTTGGCTAA
- a CDS encoding acyl carrier protein phosphodiesterase, whose translation MNFLAHLHIADHCDSSALGNLLGDFVKGNPDTQFPEEIAQGIRLHRFIDSYTDSHELVREARRLFIGNQRRFSGIALDMFWDHCLAANWSDYHDKRLKTFCDQQRLEVTRSRSQQLPERFVFVSNAMWEGRWMESYQSIDNIEYALRRMSRRTPRMGELANCFSTLDCHYDELLKVFKLLYPDVLNAAQRF comes from the coding sequence ATGAACTTTCTTGCACACCTACATATTGCGGATCACTGTGACTCTAGCGCTCTGGGAAATCTACTGGGAGACTTTGTTAAGGGCAATCCAGATACTCAATTTCCTGAGGAGATAGCGCAGGGAATCAGACTGCACCGATTCATTGATTCCTATACCGATAGTCATGAGTTGGTTCGTGAGGCTCGTCGACTGTTTATAGGCAATCAGCGGCGCTTTTCGGGGATTGCTCTTGATATGTTCTGGGATCACTGCTTAGCGGCAAATTGGAGCGATTACCACGATAAAAGACTTAAAACATTCTGTGACCAACAACGTTTGGAGGTGACTCGCTCTCGCTCTCAACAACTGCCTGAACGTTTCGTGTTTGTCTCCAATGCGATGTGGGAGGGAAGGTGGATGGAGTCTTATCAATCTATCGATAATATCGAGTATGCGTTACGCAGAATGTCGCGCCGCACGCCAAGAATGGGTGAACTGGCCAACTGTTTTAGTACATTAGACTGCCACTACGATGAATTGCTCAAAGTATTTAAGCTCTTGTACCCAGATGTACTAAACGCTGCGCAACGATTCTGA
- a CDS encoding DEAD/DEAH box helicase, whose amino-acid sequence MSTFQQLGLCPSLLDTLEKLGFNQPTPVQQYAIPHVLEGKDVLAGAQTGTGKTAAFGLPLIQTLLESDVKRDPQSNDVLALILVPTRELAQQVFDNLIEYASGTDLNIVTAYGGTSMNVQTRNLANGCDMLIATPGRLLDHLFCKNINLRKTGYLVFDEADRMLDMGFMPDIQRILKKISPERQTLFFSATFDKRIKNIAYKLLNEPVELQVTPTNSTAETVKQLVYPVDKKRKAELLAYLIGSRNWQQVLVFTKTKQGSDALAKELKLDGIKAASINGDKSQGARQKALDDFKDGKVRALIATDVAARGLDINQLEQVVNFDMPYKAEDYVHRIGRTGRAGKEGFAASLMSRDEEYLLEAIERLLDTRLPQEWLQGFEPSLIEDIEPECASSRKSRSSDKRKMKAKLKIHANRGKKR is encoded by the coding sequence ATGTCTACATTTCAGCAACTGGGTCTTTGCCCATCACTACTAGATACGCTTGAAAAGCTGGGTTTTAATCAACCAACCCCTGTACAGCAATACGCGATACCTCATGTTTTAGAAGGTAAAGACGTATTGGCTGGTGCGCAAACGGGTACGGGTAAAACAGCGGCGTTCGGTCTGCCGTTAATCCAGACTTTGTTAGAGTCCGATGTAAAACGTGATCCACAAAGTAATGATGTGCTTGCACTCATATTGGTGCCTACACGCGAGTTAGCGCAGCAGGTCTTTGATAACTTGATTGAGTACGCGTCAGGTACAGATCTAAACATTGTTACCGCTTATGGTGGTACAAGCATGAATGTTCAGACAAGAAACCTGGCGAATGGTTGCGATATGTTAATTGCCACGCCAGGCCGACTTTTGGACCACCTTTTCTGTAAGAACATTAATTTGCGTAAAACAGGCTATCTTGTTTTTGACGAAGCGGATCGAATGCTAGACATGGGCTTCATGCCGGATATCCAGCGCATCTTGAAAAAAATCTCGCCTGAGCGTCAAACACTGTTCTTCTCGGCAACGTTTGATAAGCGCATTAAAAACATTGCCTACAAACTCCTCAATGAGCCTGTTGAGTTGCAAGTGACACCAACGAACAGTACCGCAGAAACTGTTAAACAGCTTGTTTATCCGGTGGATAAAAAACGCAAAGCTGAGTTGTTGGCGTACTTGATTGGCTCGCGTAACTGGCAACAGGTATTGGTATTCACCAAAACCAAACAAGGCAGTGATGCACTGGCGAAAGAACTCAAACTAGACGGCATCAAAGCAGCTTCGATAAATGGAGATAAGAGCCAAGGTGCACGCCAGAAAGCGTTGGATGATTTTAAAGATGGAAAAGTGAGAGCACTCATTGCGACAGATGTTGCGGCTCGAGGCTTAGACATCAACCAACTTGAGCAAGTCGTTAACTTTGATATGCCATACAAAGCAGAAGACTATGTGCACCGTATTGGGCGTACTGGTCGAGCAGGTAAAGAAGGCTTTGCCGCGTCATTAATGAGTCGTGATGAAGAATATTTGCTTGAAGCGATAGAGAGACTGTTAGATACACGTTTGCCTCAAGAATGGCTACAAGGCTTTGAACCCAGTCTGATTGAAGACATTGAACCAGAATGCGCATCGAGCAGAAAAAGTCGTTCATCTGACAAACGTAAGATGAAGGCTAAGCTAAAAATTCATGCAAATCGTGGTAAAAAGCGCTAA
- a CDS encoding GNAT family N-acetyltransferase — MDTQELTLELLSIEDAEQLLAFEKHNKEWFDQFIPPREADFYCIEGVTEHIQEFLLDYKCRQLLPLLIKNREQQIMGRINFTSIDSKKGTAHVGYRVGKAFTSKGVAKRALALAKARLKDQGIKRLFAYAEKSNVASQRVLTSNGFSHIRVVKDFAELHGNSISCIEFSCNLKEQ, encoded by the coding sequence ATGGATACACAAGAATTAACCCTAGAGCTGTTAAGCATCGAAGATGCAGAGCAACTATTGGCGTTTGAGAAACATAACAAGGAATGGTTTGATCAGTTTATCCCGCCACGAGAAGCTGACTTTTACTGCATAGAGGGCGTAACCGAACATATTCAAGAGTTTTTGCTTGATTATAAGTGCCGTCAACTTTTGCCTCTGCTGATTAAGAATCGCGAGCAGCAAATCATGGGTAGGATTAACTTTACCAGTATTGATAGTAAGAAGGGCACAGCACACGTTGGCTACAGGGTAGGAAAAGCGTTCACTTCAAAGGGAGTGGCTAAGCGCGCGCTTGCACTGGCTAAGGCAAGGCTAAAGGATCAGGGAATTAAACGATTGTTTGCCTATGCAGAGAAGTCAAATGTCGCTTCACAGAGAGTTTTAACATCCAACGGATTTAGTCATATTCGAGTGGTCAAAGACTTTGCTGAATTGCACGGAAATTCAATCAGTTGTATTGAATTTAGCTGCAATCTTAAAGAACAATAA
- a CDS encoding fatty acid desaturase, with protein MSSGKKPPLIWVNVLLFLVSFMLAVIVAPWYGYEFGYSAEHWIWLGITYSFCNLSITAGYHRLWSHKTYEAHWSLRVLFAIGGAFALQNSAIHWSSDHRVHHKHVDNNDKDPYSAKRGFWYSHIGWMLRQYNQESYADYSNCRDLQKDKIVMWQHKHYLALVLATNIGIPLLLGVIYQDIIGMLLMVGIVRLVLSHHSTFFINSLAHIWGSQPYTDKNTARDNAVLAVFTFGEGYHNYHHIFENDYRNGIYWWQYDPTKWLIKSCAWLGLAHKLRVTPKVKIEKAKAKKVLTTATKNIKMLPNASQLNEALNAEFESFVSKLSDYYELKKQLVEAKKSDLAKKYEHSVLLIRYQQLKQELENQRRSWNSLVAQYV; from the coding sequence ATGTCTTCGGGGAAAAAACCGCCACTGATATGGGTGAACGTTCTGTTGTTTTTAGTCAGCTTTATGCTGGCCGTAATTGTTGCGCCTTGGTACGGCTATGAATTTGGCTACTCTGCAGAGCATTGGATCTGGCTTGGTATCACCTATTCATTTTGTAACCTTTCCATTACTGCTGGCTATCACAGATTGTGGTCACACAAAACTTACGAGGCACATTGGTCGTTACGTGTGTTATTCGCTATTGGCGGGGCGTTTGCACTTCAAAATAGTGCCATTCATTGGAGTTCTGATCACCGTGTTCACCACAAGCACGTCGATAACAACGACAAAGATCCCTACTCGGCAAAACGCGGCTTTTGGTACTCTCACATCGGTTGGATGCTAAGACAATACAATCAAGAATCGTATGCGGATTACTCTAACTGCCGCGATTTACAAAAAGACAAGATTGTGATGTGGCAACACAAGCACTATCTCGCTCTGGTATTGGCAACTAACATAGGTATTCCTTTGCTGTTAGGGGTCATTTACCAAGATATCATCGGTATGTTGTTGATGGTCGGGATAGTCAGGCTGGTTCTTAGCCACCATTCAACATTTTTCATCAATTCCCTTGCTCATATATGGGGTTCACAGCCTTACACTGATAAAAATACGGCAAGAGACAATGCGGTTTTGGCAGTGTTTACGTTTGGAGAGGGTTATCATAACTACCATCATATCTTCGAAAATGATTACCGAAACGGTATCTACTGGTGGCAATATGATCCAACAAAATGGCTGATCAAAAGCTGTGCTTGGCTTGGGCTTGCGCACAAACTACGCGTGACTCCGAAGGTTAAAATTGAAAAAGCGAAGGCGAAGAAAGTTCTAACTACTGCAACGAAAAACATCAAAATGCTGCCTAATGCATCACAGCTGAACGAGGCGTTAAATGCGGAGTTTGAATCATTCGTCAGTAAACTATCGGACTACTACGAGCTGAAAAAGCAGCTTGTCGAAGCGAAGAAAAGTGACTTAGCTAAGAAGTACGAGCACTCTGTTCTGTTAATTCGTTACCAGCAACTCAAGCAAGAGTTGGAAAACCAGCGCCGAAGCTGGAACTCGCTCGTCGCCCAGTACGTATAA
- a CDS encoding GNAT family N-acetyltransferase, translating into MELKVAEYSDYQRIAQLHVKSWEKHYQGILGKDYLENEALDDRQVIWQTRLTNPPYNQHVLMLEDNGVLCGFVCAFGNHDFERGTIIDALHVDDACRGRGLGARLLEEIAKWIEQYFPDTGVYLEVLKENVQAIEFYEHIDGENEVERLWNAPCGNQLPELVFTWRSATDLRKALESHRKCSVETD; encoded by the coding sequence ATGGAACTAAAAGTAGCGGAATATAGTGATTATCAAAGGATCGCTCAGCTGCATGTGAAAAGCTGGGAAAAACACTATCAGGGGATTCTTGGTAAAGACTATCTAGAGAATGAAGCACTGGATGATCGACAAGTCATATGGCAAACCCGGTTGACGAATCCTCCTTACAATCAGCACGTCTTAATGCTGGAAGACAATGGCGTGCTTTGCGGCTTTGTCTGTGCGTTTGGCAACCATGACTTTGAGCGCGGCACAATCATAGATGCCTTGCATGTTGACGATGCTTGTCGCGGACGTGGGCTAGGGGCGCGCTTACTGGAAGAAATTGCAAAGTGGATCGAGCAGTATTTTCCTGATACGGGCGTCTACCTTGAAGTTCTAAAAGAGAACGTTCAAGCGATCGAATTTTACGAACACATAGACGGCGAAAACGAAGTCGAGCGACTATGGAATGCGCCTTGTGGTAATCAATTGCCTGAACTTGTGTTTACATGGCGCTCAGCAACTGACCTACGTAAAGCACTTGAATCACATCGAAAGTGTTCTGTGGAAACAGACTGA
- a CDS encoding methyl-accepting chemotaxis protein, with the protein MNIKHKVYSLGVVAILGVVALLFSTSHFAQTTYRLNQANLLVAHLEVRLLNLRRNEKDFLLRKDLKYLDTFNKNMNIFLSTEEELSQILTAHELPSSQQLRKDILAYQQGFTALANGFNTLGLKPDANLQGKYYAQLYTSKANLTHQQLIELLEFDKKVQLGELDSSFVPWASDKLIASAQELVTQKIKVGLKYNVGLLGETRQLSHKVEEQFSSFSSSLYEQSENTKSRLATFKMLVTSAVIVLILLFIWQISRSINRQVSSLLSIIKEISRSNNVSLRANLKGNDELSAISKYFNDLLDKLEHLISGTQTKSSALSRSTMSMHNELEHVIHQFHVQADHTAGMATAVQQMVSTISEISESTSVAVEGVQQASLNAQSGKDVVRTTVTNIGQLSSILGNSQQSIRSLNTHVEKIGNAVNIIQDIAEQTNLLALNAAIEAARAGEQGRGFAVVADEVRALASRTHQSTEEITKVVTDIQSQMANVVSDIEQCNEQGAQTMQASETLDSSLTQILQDMENIQANSERIASAIEEQGIVMSQVGESVTELSSISEGNMHSAQECMNEVDKVSVQAKDMDLAVAEFKTS; encoded by the coding sequence ATGAATATCAAGCATAAAGTGTATTCATTGGGTGTTGTAGCCATTCTCGGGGTTGTTGCGTTACTGTTTTCAACTTCTCATTTTGCTCAAACAACCTACCGACTCAACCAAGCTAACCTTCTAGTCGCACATTTAGAAGTGCGACTTTTGAATTTGCGTCGTAACGAAAAAGACTTTCTGCTACGTAAAGATTTGAAGTATTTAGATACCTTCAATAAAAACATGAATATCTTCTTAAGTACGGAAGAAGAACTGTCTCAGATTCTGACTGCGCATGAGTTACCATCTAGCCAGCAACTACGAAAAGACATCCTTGCTTATCAACAAGGGTTTACCGCTCTTGCTAATGGTTTCAATACCCTCGGTCTGAAGCCAGATGCAAATTTACAAGGCAAGTACTACGCTCAACTTTATACTTCTAAAGCAAACTTAACCCATCAGCAACTCATCGAACTCCTAGAGTTTGATAAGAAAGTGCAACTTGGTGAATTAGACTCAAGTTTCGTGCCTTGGGCATCAGATAAACTCATCGCTTCTGCGCAAGAGTTGGTGACCCAAAAAATCAAAGTTGGCCTTAAGTACAATGTAGGCTTACTGGGTGAGACAAGACAGTTATCTCATAAAGTAGAAGAACAGTTTTCGTCTTTCTCTTCGTCCCTGTATGAGCAGTCTGAAAACACCAAGTCTCGACTAGCAACGTTCAAAATGCTGGTCACTTCTGCGGTTATTGTTCTGATTCTGTTGTTTATATGGCAGATTTCTCGCTCTATCAATCGACAAGTCTCTAGCCTACTGTCGATCATTAAAGAAATCTCTCGCTCAAATAATGTTTCACTTAGAGCAAACCTCAAAGGAAATGATGAACTTAGCGCGATCAGTAAATACTTTAATGACCTTTTAGATAAACTTGAGCACCTAATCTCTGGCACGCAAACGAAGTCATCGGCACTTTCTCGCAGTACTATGAGCATGCACAATGAGCTCGAGCATGTTATCCATCAATTCCATGTCCAAGCAGATCACACCGCAGGGATGGCTACTGCCGTTCAACAGATGGTATCTACCATTAGTGAAATCTCAGAAAGCACTTCCGTTGCAGTCGAAGGGGTTCAGCAAGCATCGCTCAACGCCCAAAGCGGTAAGGATGTAGTGAGAACGACGGTAACAAATATTGGCCAGCTATCTTCTATCTTAGGTAATAGCCAACAATCCATCCGCTCTTTAAACACGCATGTAGAGAAGATTGGTAATGCGGTCAACATCATCCAAGATATCGCAGAACAAACTAATCTGTTGGCACTAAATGCAGCCATTGAAGCAGCGCGTGCGGGTGAGCAAGGTCGAGGATTCGCAGTTGTTGCTGATGAGGTTCGCGCATTAGCCAGCCGCACGCATCAATCAACTGAGGAGATCACGAAAGTCGTCACTGACATTCAATCCCAAATGGCGAATGTGGTTTCTGACATTGAGCAGTGTAACGAGCAAGGTGCACAAACCATGCAGGCCTCAGAAACATTAGATTCGAGCCTAACTCAAATACTGCAAGATATGGAGAATATCCAGGCGAACTCGGAACGCATTGCTTCTGCAATCGAAGAACAAGGCATCGTTATGAGTCAGGTTGGTGAGTCAGTGACAGAGCTAAGTTCCATTTCAGAGGGCAATATGCATTCCGCGCAAGAGTGTATGAACGAAGTCGATAAAGTGTCTGTCCAAGCTAAGGATATGGATCTGGCGGTTGCAGAGTTTAAAACGTCATAG
- a CDS encoding beta-phosphoglucomutase family hydrolase, whose protein sequence is MIDRVENYLGIIFDMDGTLIDTMPAHLKAWELTAENFRFPYNKEWLHSLGGMPSFKIAAEVNAKYGMALDPMEVSRFKMATFASLKHLGDPIETTNEILNHFYGKKKLAVGTGSQRQGATRILMLAGLVEKLDAIVTATDVENHKPHPETFLKAAEQLKLAPSQCVVFEDTELGMRAAHAGGMDCIMVEGDELVFYPCES, encoded by the coding sequence ATGATTGATAGAGTCGAAAATTATCTGGGTATTATATTTGATATGGATGGTACGTTGATCGATACCATGCCTGCTCATTTGAAAGCATGGGAATTGACAGCAGAAAACTTCCGATTTCCGTACAACAAAGAATGGCTTCATAGCCTTGGAGGGATGCCGAGCTTTAAGATCGCGGCAGAAGTGAACGCAAAGTACGGAATGGCGCTGGACCCTATGGAAGTCTCACGCTTTAAAATGGCGACTTTCGCTTCGCTAAAACATCTAGGTGATCCGATAGAGACAACAAATGAAATACTCAATCATTTCTACGGTAAGAAAAAACTGGCGGTAGGGACGGGTAGCCAACGTCAGGGTGCGACAAGAATATTAATGCTAGCTGGTTTAGTCGAAAAACTGGATGCGATCGTAACGGCCACAGATGTTGAGAATCATAAGCCACACCCTGAAACATTCTTAAAAGCGGCAGAGCAACTGAAGCTAGCACCGTCTCAATGCGTTGTATTTGAAGATACTGAACTGGGTATGCGTGCTGCCCATGCAGGGGGCATGGATTGCATTATGGTTGAAGGGGATGAACTGGTGTTCTATCCGTGTGAATCGTAA
- a CDS encoding inosine/guanosine kinase, whose amino-acid sequence MKFPGQRKSKHYFPTHARDPLISQMKETPKLYRPIIVGVGQTIVDIEARVDDEFLAKYDLSKGHSLVLEESKADDLYDELVERGLITHQYPGDTIGNTLHNYSVLADSKSVLLGVMSRNIEVGSFAYRYLCRTSSRMNLNHLQTVEGSIGRCYTLISDDGERTFAINEGEMNNLRPESIPSDVFEKASALVVSSYLMRGKPEDPMPKAVARAIDIAKQNNVPVVLTLGTKWVIEGNAEWWQEYIKENISVVAMNEEEGQALTGEKDPLLAADKALEWVDLVLCTAGSVGLYMAGYTEDSVKRETELTLLPGNIPEFNKYEFSRAMRKDDCANPLKVYSHIGPYLGGPLEIKNTNGAGDAALSALLHDMAANRHHLNNVPNSSKHDQPYLTYSSLSQICKYANRVSYEVLTQHSPRLGRALPEREDSLEEAYWDR is encoded by the coding sequence ATGAAGTTCCCCGGACAGCGCAAATCTAAGCACTACTTCCCTACACACGCTCGTGATCCACTTATCAGTCAGATGAAGGAAACACCAAAACTGTATCGCCCGATCATTGTTGGTGTTGGTCAAACCATTGTGGATATCGAAGCACGTGTAGATGATGAGTTCCTTGCAAAATACGACTTGAGTAAAGGACACTCTCTAGTCTTAGAAGAAAGCAAAGCCGACGATTTGTATGATGAACTGGTTGAACGCGGTTTGATCACTCACCAATACCCTGGCGATACGATTGGTAATACCCTACATAACTACTCTGTACTTGCAGATAGCAAATCGGTACTGCTCGGCGTAATGTCACGCAATATTGAAGTGGGTTCATTTGCCTATCGCTACTTATGCCGTACCTCTTCTCGTATGAACTTAAACCATCTGCAGACTGTAGAAGGTTCGATTGGCCGATGCTATACCTTGATCTCGGATGATGGCGAGCGTACTTTCGCAATCAACGAAGGTGAAATGAATAACCTCCGTCCTGAGAGCATTCCTAGTGATGTATTTGAGAAAGCTTCCGCTCTGGTTGTCTCTTCCTACCTAATGCGTGGCAAGCCCGAAGATCCAATGCCTAAAGCAGTCGCGCGTGCCATTGATATCGCCAAGCAGAACAATGTTCCTGTTGTCTTGACTCTTGGTACTAAGTGGGTCATCGAAGGCAATGCAGAATGGTGGCAGGAATACATCAAAGAGAATATTTCTGTTGTCGCGATGAACGAAGAAGAAGGGCAAGCGCTGACTGGCGAAAAAGATCCTCTTCTTGCAGCCGACAAAGCTCTAGAGTGGGTTGACCTTGTACTTTGTACTGCTGGCTCTGTTGGTCTTTACATGGCGGGTTATACGGAAGATTCCGTTAAGCGTGAAACCGAGCTTACGTTGTTACCAGGTAACATCCCTGAATTTAACAAGTATGAATTCAGCCGAGCAATGCGAAAAGACGATTGCGCTAACCCACTAAAAGTCTACTCACACATTGGCCCTTACCTTGGTGGTCCATTAGAGATCAAAAACACCAATGGTGCAGGTGATGCTGCTCTGTCTGCATTGCTGCATGATATGGCGGCAAACAGACACCATTTAAATAATGTTCCTAACTCGTCTAAACATGATCAACCATATCTGACGTACTCTTCTCTTTCTCAGATTTGTAAGTACGCGAACCGAGTCAGTTACGAAGTTCTTACTCAACACTCCCCTCGCTTGGGGCGTGCGCTTCCTGAACGTGAAGATAGCTTAGAAGAAGCATACTGGGACCGTTAA
- a CDS encoding CreA family protein, which produces MTIKKIAAVALLTLGLTACDSSEVGDVSLGMFTLKDIKVENLKDDVVTGVTCHIASIEADFSLADPSDSSISCRQTGDITPEMIAKIDKSKSGEVVFKKSKSIFFKSMKVRRIYDAENQTLLYLSYTTKETEGSFKHSLSTVPLWGTQAYNAVPSKE; this is translated from the coding sequence ATGACGATAAAAAAAATAGCCGCAGTGGCTTTGTTGACACTAGGTTTAACCGCCTGCGACAGCAGTGAAGTGGGTGACGTAAGCTTGGGAATGTTTACGCTTAAGGACATAAAAGTAGAAAATTTAAAGGATGACGTTGTTACTGGTGTCACTTGTCACATTGCCTCTATTGAAGCAGACTTCAGCCTTGCAGACCCGAGTGACAGCTCCATTTCTTGCCGTCAAACCGGCGACATTACTCCAGAGATGATTGCTAAGATTGATAAGAGTAAATCTGGAGAAGTCGTATTCAAGAAATCAAAAAGTATCTTCTTCAAATCCATGAAGGTCAGACGCATCTATGATGCGGAAAACCAAACCCTGCTTTACTTGTCTTACACCACCAAAGAAACGGAAGGCAGCTTCAAGCACAGCCTCTCTACCGTACCTCTATGGGGCACCCAAGCATACAACGCTGTTCCAAGTAAGGAATAA